The sequence AAGGGCAGTCAGTCAACGCTATATGGAACGGATGCTATTGCGGGAGTAATCAACCTGATCTCTGCTACTCCCGCTGATAAAATTTTTAGCGGAACTGCGTCACTCTCCTATGGAGCTTTCAATACAGTTAAGGGTTCTGCCGCCGTCAGCGGGGCGATTCAAAATACCTTGCGCTATCATGTATCCTATAACAGGGAATCATCCGACGGTTTTTCAGCAGCCAGATCACAGGAGGCCGGGAATGAATTCGGGGACGATGGCCACCGAATGAACTCTTTCTTCAGCAGGGTAGAAATTCTGGCCGGCGACTCATTTACAATTACTCCTTTTCTGAATTACTCTGCGAATAACGGCGACTATGACGATGGTGCGTTTCAGGATGCGGATAACAGCTACGAGCTGGAGATGATGAATCCCGGCATCAGAACCGAATACAGGAGCGCAGATCTGCGTGTAAGAGCCGATTACGGGTACACCAGAACCACGCGGCTTTTTGAATCACAATTTGGTCTGAACCGGTTTGAAGGCCGTTTTCACGATGCAGATATCTTTGCAGATTACAGATTTGGGGATCATACCGCTTTTCTGGCCGGTTTCAATGTTCAGGATTACGCCATTCCGGGCGGGGAGGAAGCAACCGACAGGGAAGCGAGGATAGCAAGCCCGTATGCTACATTCTATCTCAAGGACGTAAACGGTTTTAACGCGGAACTGGGCTACAGGCTGAATCGTCATTCTGAATACGGTACTAATTCCACATTCAGCGCGGCACCGTCCTATTTTATAACCGAAAATCTGAAACTGAACGCATCAATTGCTACGGGATTCAAAGTGCCGACACCCGATGAGCTCTTTGGTCCATTCGGTGCTAATGCTGAGCTGGATCCGCAGAGAAGTTTGTATATGACGGCGGGTATTGAAGGGTACTTCTTCAACAGCTCATTGAAAACAGGCATACAGTACTACTCACGAAGAATTGACGATCTGATCATATTCACCTTTGGCCAGGGCTATCTCAACCGCGACAGGCAGGACGACAGCGGACTGGAACTGACAGCCGACTGGCGTTTCGGCAACACCATTTCGGCAGCTGCATGGTACAATTATACAGACGGAGAGATCACGGAGCGGACGGATGGCGGTGAAGTTACACGCAGTAATCTGATAAGGCGTCCCGAACACAGTTTCGGGCTGAATACGAACGTGCGGTTCTGGAAAAAACTGACGGTTCGGGTCGAAGGGGAGTGGAACGGTGAAAGGAGTGATCTCTACTTTAATCCTGCCAACAACTTTGCCCAGGAGAACGTAACCCTGGATGCTTACACGCTTGTACATATTTATGCTGAGTACGGATTGCAGAACTACGGTGTCACAGTATTTGCTGATGTGAAAAATTTATTCAATACAGAATTTACAGAGGTGTATGGTTTTAATACCATAGGAACCGCACTGAAGGGCGGTGTGCGGGTTCGGTTTTGATGCAGGACTTACTTTGGACTCACTCCTGTCCCTTTTCTACGTGCAGAGAGGCGGACTCCTTAACAGGTTTGGAATAAGACTCTAAAATCTTTCTTTTTCTGTACGGCAAAGTTCCCCCTCTATGATTACGGAAGGGTGACAGCATTGAAGGAATCTCGATGGGAGGGGTGAGTCCGAATGAGTGAGTTTCCAAATACATCTCACTTTATCACCCAATGCCACACAAGTCCAACCCCGATCACCCCGGCTCCAAGAAGCAAAATCGTCGGGTCAATCCAGAATGCAAGAAACAGGCAGCCGAACAGTCCCAGTACGGGAATGATGCGCGGATAGAGCCGTAACTCTTCGGGAAGAAAGAGGGCGGTCAAATTGGTTATGGAATAGTAGATGAGTACCGTAAACGCACTGAACGACCATGTGAATACCACATCACCGCTGAGTACCAGCAACCCGATAATTATGCAGGTGACCCACACCGCCACAACCGGGCTCTGCGTTACGGGATTAATTCGGGAGATAAACCCCGGTACATCCCCTCTGCGGGCCATACCCAAAAGTACTCTCGACAGACCCAGAAATAGATTCAGCAGTACGCCGAGCATGGCTGTTATTGCGGTAATCGTCAGTACCGGACCTATCACCGGGAGAGAGAGGGATTGTGCAACAATCATCAGCGGAGCCGCTTCACCTTCAACAGTCTCACCAAAACCATCTGCTCCCAAAGCCTGAAGAGCCGTTAGTGTTACAGCCAGATAGATGATCACAATGAGTATCATGGCCATAATAATCGCTCTCGGGATGGTTTTAGCGGGCTCGGCAACTTCTTCTCCCAGGGTGGCAATTCGTCCGTAGCCGGTGTATGCCACAAACATCAGAGCCGACCCAAAGAGAACTGAATCCCAGCCGGAAACGCTGAAAGTATTTGTAATGGGACTGACGGGTAGTCCGTTTACAAAGAATGCGGCAACAACAAGGGCAGCCAAACCTGCCAGCGTTATGGAAACAATCCATTTATTTGCTGAATTACTCCGTTGAATTCCCCCGGAAACCAAAAGGGCCATTAGGAATAGCAGCAACAGGCCGCCCGATGCAATCATCCATTCCGAAGAGTTGATACCGGTAGCATAATACAGATACCCGATACAGCCCAGAACAGCTGTGGCGGCTGATGCGGATTTGGCCACCATGAACATCCAGCCGGCGGTGAATCCAAACCATGAATTGATAAACCTGTAACCGTATTCGTAAGTGCCGCCGCTAACAGGATGTGCTGCGGCAAGCTGGGCACTGCTCAGGCCATTGAGCGTTGCAAGCACGGCTGCAAGAACAACCGATAGAATGATCCCGTTGCCGGCTACCTGGGTTGCAATGGCTATGCTCACAAAAATACCGGTTCCGATAATGGATCCCAGGCCCATCAGTATAGCGCCGGGTGTGCGAATTGCCCGTCTTAGTTCCTCCATATCAAGCAGGTATAGTTTGTTGATTCGGATAATCTGAAAGCTGCGCTATAGATGCCCGGGAAAATGATGTTTGATATATCACTTATGATTTAGCTATAATATTTGATTACTAAAAACAATTAAATATGACGGGATGAGTGAAAAAGTTGTGGCTGTGCAGCCCTGGTATATAAAATATACGTTTGCCCTTGCCGGTATCATACTGACGATTTACGCAATGATTATGGCAAAGTCACTCTTGCTGCCGTTTCTCTTTGCACTATTCTTTTCCATACTCCTGTCGCCGGTATGCAGCAAGATCGAGGAGAAAAAAATTCCCAGAATTGTCTCATCTCTTGCAGGAATTTTAATTGCCATTCTTTTTATCGGTGCACTGGGATACTTTTTTTCAATCCAGTTTGCTTCATTTGCGGAGGATAGCTCCATGTTTGCCGAAAGGCTGGAAGAACTCCTGGAGCAGGTAGAAGCCTTTCTGCTTTCCTGGTTTGCCATTGAGCAGGAGCTGAACCTGGACCGCGTATTCGGAGTAGCCATCGAATACATACAGAATAACGCTGCCAACCTGACCCAGCAATTAACCGGCGCCGCATCTATTCTTACCGCTATTTTTCTCATACCGGTTTATATGTTCCTGATCTTACTGTTTCGGGATCTGCTGAAGAATTTTGTTATCAAAGCCATTGCCAGGGGAGACTCGGGAGCCGAGGAAAAAGTGAGGCTCATCATCTCTAAAATTAAGAGACTGGTGCAAAGTTACATCAACGGACTGGTGATGGTCATTCTAATCCTCGCCGTACTTTACTCTGTAATGCTTCTTGTAATAGGAATCGAACACGCCATTTTCTTTGGTGTTTTTGCTGCCATGCTGAATGTAATACCATTCGTAGGCCCTCTTATGGGTTCTGTATTGCCAATTCTCTATTCCATCATTACAATGGACTCGTTGATCTACCCGCTGATTATTCTGGCCGGCTTTTATGTCGTTCAGCTCACGGAAGGGAATCTGCTTACACCGGTGATCGTGGGCAGCCAGGTTAGCATGAACGCACTGGCTACGTTGATACTCATTTTTGCAGGTGCCCAAATTTGGGGTCTGGCCGGTATGATCCTCTTCATACCGCTGGGTGCGATTATGAAAATTATTTTTGATGAGGTTGAGTCACTTAAACCCTTCGGATATTTGATGGGCAGGGATACGGATGATAAAAGTGAGGAGAGGAGCCGGATTGCTCAAAGATTCAGCAAACTTACTGAGAAAGCCAAGAAGAAGAGTAAAGCAACCGATGGTGAAAATCATGAAGATGAGGAAAACATCCCGCCATCCGGCAACTGAAAGGCCAATGAAAACTGCGGCGGCAGGCAAGATGCCGTAATCTCAATCAAATTCCGTGTACAATACCAGCAGATGAAATCAAACGCATACAGATCTGACAATAATTGAAATTTTTATACCTTGAACCAACAGTATTCCTGTTGGTTCTCACTCGCTAATCCTGTTAACTAAATTATATCCGTATGAACATGCTCAAAGTAATGTTCCCGATTCTGCTGCTCGCAGCAGTTCTCACGGGTTGTGATACCGGCGAATCCGATCTTGAAACGATAGCTATTACCGGAGTGAATGTGCTCACAATGGAATCGGATCAGATTCTTTCCGATCAA comes from Rhodohalobacter mucosus and encodes:
- a CDS encoding AI-2E family transporter, giving the protein MSEKVVAVQPWYIKYTFALAGIILTIYAMIMAKSLLLPFLFALFFSILLSPVCSKIEEKKIPRIVSSLAGILIAILFIGALGYFFSIQFASFAEDSSMFAERLEELLEQVEAFLLSWFAIEQELNLDRVFGVAIEYIQNNAANLTQQLTGAASILTAIFLIPVYMFLILLFRDLLKNFVIKAIARGDSGAEEKVRLIISKIKRLVQSYINGLVMVILILAVLYSVMLLVIGIEHAIFFGVFAAMLNVIPFVGPLMGSVLPILYSIITMDSLIYPLIILAGFYVVQLTEGNLLTPVIVGSQVSMNALATLILIFAGAQIWGLAGMILFIPLGAIMKIIFDEVESLKPFGYLMGRDTDDKSEERSRIAQRFSKLTEKAKKKSKATDGENHEDEENIPPSGN
- a CDS encoding TonB-dependent receptor plug domain-containing protein, encoding MSMKKLLLITSVILSGVSVSEAQIADTTQTSSGDSLRAELDQIVVTASKLPLSRRETTKPVIIIDRRELEQSSGSDISQILNRQSGIRVNNSYGSPANSRILYMQGAAAQNTLILLDGKPVTDPSGVGGLFDLRLLPVNQLERIEVIKGSQSTLYGTDAIAGVINLISATPADKIFSGTASLSYGAFNTVKGSAAVSGAIQNTLRYHVSYNRESSDGFSAARSQEAGNEFGDDGHRMNSFFSRVEILAGDSFTITPFLNYSANNGDYDDGAFQDADNSYELEMMNPGIRTEYRSADLRVRADYGYTRTTRLFESQFGLNRFEGRFHDADIFADYRFGDHTAFLAGFNVQDYAIPGGEEATDREARIASPYATFYLKDVNGFNAELGYRLNRHSEYGTNSTFSAAPSYFITENLKLNASIATGFKVPTPDELFGPFGANAELDPQRSLYMTAGIEGYFFNSSLKTGIQYYSRRIDDLIIFTFGQGYLNRDRQDDSGLELTADWRFGNTISAAAWYNYTDGEITERTDGGEVTRSNLIRRPEHSFGLNTNVRFWKKLTVRVEGEWNGERSDLYFNPANNFAQENVTLDAYTLVHIYAEYGLQNYGVTVFADVKNLFNTEFTEVYGFNTIGTALKGGVRVRF
- a CDS encoding APC family permease, which translates into the protein MEELRRAIRTPGAILMGLGSIIGTGIFVSIAIATQVAGNGIILSVVLAAVLATLNGLSSAQLAAAHPVSGGTYEYGYRFINSWFGFTAGWMFMVAKSASAATAVLGCIGYLYYATGINSSEWMIASGGLLLLFLMALLVSGGIQRSNSANKWIVSITLAGLAALVVAAFFVNGLPVSPITNTFSVSGWDSVLFGSALMFVAYTGYGRIATLGEEVAEPAKTIPRAIIMAMILIVIIYLAVTLTALQALGADGFGETVEGEAAPLMIVAQSLSLPVIGPVLTITAITAMLGVLLNLFLGLSRVLLGMARRGDVPGFISRINPVTQSPVVAVWVTCIIIGLLVLSGDVVFTWSFSAFTVLIYYSITNLTALFLPEELRLYPRIIPVLGLFGCLFLAFWIDPTILLLGAGVIGVGLVWHWVIK